A portion of the Fusobacterium nucleatum genome contains these proteins:
- the nikA gene encoding nickel ABC transporter substrate-binding protein → MKKLIKLFLMLTLSLLFLVACGEKGKEETKSEDTQKKTLTISWNQDVGFLNPHAYLPDQFITQGMVYEGLVNYGENGEILPSLAESWEISEDGKTYTFHLRKGVKFSDGSDFNANNVKKNFDSIFLNKERHSWFGLTGHISSYRVVNENTFEFVLDEAYTPTLYDLAMIRPIRFLADAGFPDDGDTYKGIKASIGTGPWILKEHKKDEYAIFEKNPNYWGKKPILDEVVIKIIPDAETRALQFEAGELDMIYGNGLISYDTFKSYQGDSKYKTDISEPMSTRLLMFNTTTGPLGDINLRYALTYATDKKAISEGILNGIEKPADTIFAPNMPHSKQDLKPFEYNLDKAKEYIEKAGYKMGKEFYEKDGKVLTLVFPYIATKTLDKQIAEYIQGQWKKIGVNVEIKALEEKNFWEETDDLKYNVMLNYSWGAPWDPHAYINAMATVAENGNPDYEAQLGLPMKKELDAKIHQVLLEANPEKVEQLYKEILTTLHEQAVYVPLTYQSLIAVYRDNLTGVRFMPQEYELPLSYIDKK, encoded by the coding sequence ATGAAAAAATTAATAAAGTTGTTTTTAATGTTAACATTGTCTTTACTATTTTTAGTTGCTTGTGGTGAAAAAGGTAAAGAGGAAACAAAAAGTGAAGATACACAAAAGAAAACTTTAACAATTTCTTGGAATCAAGATGTAGGATTTTTAAATCCACATGCTTATTTACCAGATCAATTTATTACACAAGGGATGGTTTATGAAGGGCTTGTAAACTATGGAGAAAATGGTGAAATTTTACCATCACTTGCAGAAAGTTGGGAAATTTCCGAAGATGGAAAAACATATACTTTTCATTTAAGAAAGGGAGTAAAATTTTCAGATGGTAGTGATTTTAATGCAAATAATGTAAAGAAAAATTTTGATTCTATATTTTTAAATAAAGAAAGACATTCTTGGTTTGGATTAACTGGACATATCAGTTCATATAGAGTAGTAAATGAAAATACTTTTGAATTTGTTTTAGATGAAGCTTACACTCCAACTTTATATGATTTAGCAATGATAAGACCAATTCGTTTTTTAGCTGATGCAGGTTTTCCAGATGATGGAGATACATACAAAGGTATAAAAGCATCAATAGGAACAGGACCTTGGATATTAAAAGAACATAAAAAAGATGAATATGCAATTTTTGAAAAGAATCCTAACTATTGGGGAAAAAAACCTATACTTGATGAAGTAGTAATAAAAATAATTCCAGATGCAGAAACAAGAGCTCTACAATTTGAAGCTGGTGAACTTGATATGATTTATGGAAATGGTTTAATAAGTTATGATACTTTTAAATCTTATCAAGGAGATTCAAAATATAAGACAGATATATCAGAACCTATGTCAACAAGATTATTGATGTTTAATACAACAACAGGTCCATTAGGTGATATTAATTTAAGATATGCTTTAACTTATGCAACTGATAAAAAGGCAATATCTGAAGGTATACTAAATGGAATAGAAAAACCAGCAGATACAATATTTGCTCCAAATATGCCACATTCAAAACAAGATTTAAAACCTTTTGAATATAATCTTGATAAAGCAAAAGAATATATTGAAAAAGCAGGATATAAGATGGGAAAAGAATTCTATGAAAAAGATGGGAAAGTTCTAACTTTAGTATTCCCATATATAGCAACAAAAACTTTAGATAAACAAATTGCTGAATATATTCAAGGACAATGGAAAAAAATTGGAGTTAATGTAGAAATAAAAGCATTAGAAGAAAAGAATTTCTGGGAAGAAACAGATGATTTAAAATATAATGTAATGTTAAATTATTCTTGGGGAGCACCTTGGGATCCACATGCTTATATAAATGCTATGGCAACTGTTGCAGAAAATGGAAATCCTGATTATGAAGCTCAACTTGGTTTACCAATGAAAAAAGAATTAGATGCAAAAATTCATCAAGTTTTACTTGAAGCTAATCCAGAAAAAGTAGAACAACTTTATAAAGAAATCTTAACAACATTACATGAACAAGCTGTTTATGTACCTTTAACTTACCAATCTCTAATAGCAGTATATAGAGATAACTTAACAGGAGTTAGATTTATGCCTCAAGAATATGAATTACCTTTAAGTTATATAGATAAAAAATAA
- the ribH gene encoding 6,7-dimethyl-8-ribityllumazine synthase, producing the protein MKVFEGKFNGKGTKIAIVAARFNEFITSKLIGGAEDILKRHEVQDDDINLFWVPGAFEIPLIAKKLAQSKKYDAVITLGAVIKGSTPHFDYVCAEVSKGVAHVSLESEVPVIFGVLTTNSIEEAIERAGTKAGNKGADAAMTAIEMINLIKGI; encoded by the coding sequence ATGAAAGTATTTGAAGGAAAATTTAATGGAAAAGGAACAAAAATTGCAATAGTTGCAGCTAGATTTAATGAATTTATTACATCTAAATTAATAGGTGGAGCAGAAGATATTTTAAAAAGACACGAAGTTCAAGATGATGATATAAATTTATTTTGGGTACCTGGTGCATTTGAAATACCTTTAATAGCCAAAAAATTAGCACAATCTAAAAAATATGATGCAGTTATAACATTAGGAGCTGTTATAAAAGGTTCTACACCTCACTTTGACTATGTATGTGCAGAAGTTTCAAAAGGTGTGGCACATGTTAGCTTAGAAAGTGAAGTTCCTGTAATATTTGGAGTTTTAACAACTAATTCAATAGAAGAAGCTATTGAAAGAGCAGGAACAAAAGCAGGAAATAAAGGAGCTGATGCTGCTATGACTGCTATTGAAATGATAAATTTAATAAAAGGAATTTAA
- the ribD gene encoding bifunctional diaminohydroxyphosphoribosylaminopyrimidine deaminase/5-amino-6-(5-phosphoribosylamino)uracil reductase RibD has protein sequence MDKNSDEKYMARAIELAKRGTGGVNPNPLVGAVIVKDGKIIGEGWHKKFGGPHAEVWALNEAGENAKGATVYVTLEPCSHQGKTPPCAKRIIEAGIKRCVVACIDPNPLVAGKGMKIIENAGIEVELGVLEKEAKEINKIFFKYIENKIPYLFLKCGITLDGKIATRNGKSKWITNEIAREKVQFLRTKFMAIMVGINTVLKDNPSLDSRLDEKKFGIEKRNPFRVVIDPNLESPIEGKFLNFNDGKAIIVTSNDNKGLEKLEKYKNLGTIFIFLEGKIFKIQDILKELGKLGIDSVLLEGGSGLISTAFKENIVDAGEIFIAPKIIGDSSAIPFINGFNFDSMEDVFKLPNPKFNIYGDNISIEFENL, from the coding sequence ATGGATAAAAATTCAGATGAAAAATATATGGCAAGGGCTATTGAACTTGCTAAAAGAGGAACAGGAGGTGTAAATCCTAATCCCCTTGTTGGAGCAGTTATAGTTAAAGATGGTAAAATTATTGGTGAAGGTTGGCATAAAAAATTTGGTGGACCTCATGCAGAAGTTTGGGCTTTAAATGAAGCAGGAGAAAATGCAAAAGGAGCTACTGTCTATGTAACCTTAGAGCCTTGTTCTCATCAAGGAAAAACTCCTCCCTGTGCTAAAAGAATTATTGAAGCAGGCATAAAAAGATGTGTTGTTGCTTGTATTGACCCCAATCCTTTGGTTGCAGGTAAAGGTATGAAGATAATAGAAAATGCAGGAATTGAGGTTGAGCTTGGAGTTTTAGAAAAAGAAGCCAAAGAGATTAATAAGATATTTTTTAAATATATAGAAAATAAAATTCCTTATCTTTTCTTAAAGTGTGGAATTACTCTTGATGGAAAAATAGCAACAAGAAATGGAAAATCTAAATGGATAACCAATGAGATAGCTAGAGAAAAAGTTCAGTTTTTAAGGACTAAATTTATGGCTATTATGGTGGGAATAAATACTGTTTTAAAAGATAATCCAAGTTTAGATTCAAGACTTGATGAAAAAAAATTTGGCATAGAAAAAAGAAATCCTTTTAGAGTTGTTATTGACCCCAACCTTGAAAGTCCAATAGAAGGTAAGTTTTTAAATTTTAATGATGGAAAGGCAATAATAGTTACATCTAATGATAATAAAGGGCTTGAAAAACTTGAAAAATATAAAAATCTAGGAACAATATTTATTTTTCTTGAAGGAAAAATATTTAAGATACAAGATATATTAAAAGAATTAGGAAAATTGGGAATTGATTCTGTTCTTTTAGAAGGAGGAAGTGGACTTATTTCAACTGCTTTCAAAGAAAATATAGTTGATGCAGGAGAAATATTTATTGCTCCAAAAATTATTGGAGATAGTTCAGCTATTCCTTTTATAAATGGATTTAACTTTGATAGTATGGAAGATGTTTTTAAACTTCCTAATCCCAAGTTCAATATCTATGGAGATAATATATCTATTGAATTCGAAAATTTATAG
- the ribE gene encoding riboflavin synthase gives MFTGLVEEKGSVISLNNGDKSIKLKIKANKVLENVKLGDSIATNGVCLTVTEFSKDYFVADCMFETISRSNLKRLKAGDEVNLEKSITLATPLGGHLVTGDVDCEGEIVSITQEGVAKIYEIKISRKYMRYIVEKGRATIDGASLTVISLTDDTFSVSLIPHTQEKIILGSKKVGDIVNIETDLVGKYIEKFVYFDKLEQKENKKSKITREFLLENGF, from the coding sequence ATGTTTACAGGTTTAGTTGAAGAAAAAGGTAGTGTTATTTCTTTAAATAATGGAGATAAATCTATCAAATTAAAAATAAAAGCGAATAAAGTTTTAGAAAATGTTAAACTTGGAGATAGTATAGCAACCAACGGTGTGTGCCTAACAGTTACTGAATTTTCAAAAGATTATTTTGTTGCAGATTGTATGTTTGAAACTATTTCTAGATCTAATTTAAAAAGATTAAAAGCAGGAGATGAAGTAAATTTAGAAAAATCTATCACTCTAGCAACTCCACTTGGTGGACATTTAGTTACTGGTGATGTGGACTGTGAAGGTGAGATTGTTTCTATTACACAAGAAGGGGTTGCTAAAATTTATGAGATAAAAATTAGCAGAAAATATATGAGATACATTGTTGAAAAAGGGAGAGCTACTATTGATGGAGCCAGTCTTACAGTTATTTCTCTAACTGATGATACTTTCTCTGTTTCTCTTATACCTCATACACAAGAAAAAATTATATTAGGTAGTAAAAAAGTTGGGGATATAGTAAATATTGAAACTGACTTAGTTGGAAAATATATTGAAAAATTTGTCTATTTTGACAAACTTGAACAAAAAGAAAATAAAAAAAGTAAAATTACAAGAGAATTTTTACTTGAAAACGGCTTTTAG
- a CDS encoding bifunctional 3,4-dihydroxy-2-butanone-4-phosphate synthase/GTP cyclohydrolase II: MIYKIEDVLEDIKNGIPLIIVDDENRENEGDLFVAAEKATYESINLMATFARGLTCTPMTSEYAIRLGLDPMTARNTDAKCTAFTVSVDAKEGTTTGISIADRLTTIKKLANKNSVPSDFTKPGHIFPLIAKDKGVLEREGHTEATVDLCKICGLTPVSVICEILKDDGTMARMDDLEIFAKEHNLKIITIADLIKYRKKTEQLMKIDVVANMPTDSGTFKIVGFDNLIDGKEHIALVKGDVAGKENVTVRIHSECFTGDILGSLRCDCGSQLKTAMRRIDKLGEGIILYLRQEGRGIGLLNKLRAYNLQEEGMDTLDANLHLGFGADMRDYAVAAQMLKALGVKSIKLLTNNPLKINGLEEYGIPVVKREEIEIEANKINKVYLKTKKERMGHLLKIK; encoded by the coding sequence ATGATTTACAAAATTGAGGATGTATTAGAAGATATTAAGAATGGTATTCCTCTAATAATAGTAGATGATGAAAACAGAGAAAATGAAGGAGACCTTTTTGTTGCTGCTGAGAAAGCAACTTATGAAAGTATTAATCTTATGGCAACATTTGCAAGAGGTTTAACTTGTACACCTATGACAAGCGAATATGCAATCAGATTAGGTTTAGATCCAATGACTGCAAGAAATACTGATGCAAAATGTACTGCCTTTACTGTATCTGTTGATGCAAAAGAAGGAACTACAACTGGGATTTCAATAGCTGATAGACTTACAACAATAAAAAAATTAGCAAATAAAAATTCTGTTCCATCAGATTTTACAAAGCCTGGACATATTTTTCCACTGATTGCAAAAGATAAAGGTGTGTTGGAAAGAGAAGGACATACTGAGGCAACAGTTGATTTATGTAAAATTTGTGGACTCACACCTGTATCTGTTATCTGTGAAATTTTAAAAGATGATGGTACTATGGCAAGAATGGATGATTTAGAAATTTTTGCTAAAGAGCATAATTTAAAAATTATTACAATAGCTGATTTAATCAAATACAGAAAAAAGACTGAACAACTTATGAAAATTGATGTTGTTGCTAATATGCCAACTGATAGTGGCACATTTAAAATTGTAGGTTTTGATAATCTCATTGATGGTAAAGAACATATTGCCCTTGTCAAAGGTGATGTTGCTGGTAAAGAAAATGTTACAGTTAGAATACACTCTGAATGTTTCACAGGAGATATTTTAGGTTCTTTAAGATGTGATTGTGGTTCTCAATTAAAAACTGCAATGAGAAGAATTGATAAACTTGGAGAAGGAATTATTCTTTATCTAAGACAAGAAGGTAGGGGTATAGGACTTTTAAATAAATTAAGAGCCTATAATCTTCAAGAAGAAGGTATGGACACACTAGATGCAAATTTACATCTTGGTTTTGGTGCAGATATGAGAGATTACGCTGTTGCTGCACAGATGTTAAAAGCATTAGGAGTAAAATCTATAAAACTTTTAACAAATAACCCATTAAAAATAAATGGGCTTGAAGAATATGGAATTCCTGTTGTTAAAAGAGAAGAAATTGAGATTGAAGCTAATAAAATTAATAAAGTATACTTAAAAACTAAAAAAGAAAGAATGGGACATCTTTTAAAAATTAAATAA
- a CDS encoding IS1182-like element ISFnu1 family transposase, with protein sequence MIKPINNNKYFKFFQPKLFYINNDIDNDDPVRLLSAILEEMDFSNLLQVFPNKTKVHPVNMFAVIIYAYSQGKYSTRDIEFLCRDSQRTQYLLNSLNVPSYSTISRFLSKASDIIYELFCQFVEKLFKLSEIPTETIYIDGTKIEAYANKYSFVWKKSTLKYKEKLEENILELIDEFNKYFNKEKELDNIFDIFSYLKKLKIQKIYGRGKRKSKEQLFLEKAQSYVEKFNKYTNYLEILGERNSFSKTDKEATFMRMKEDYMRNGQLKPGYNLQIGVISEYIASYEIFHNPADTKTLIPFLEKTKSQNIEIKNVVADAGYESFPNYEYLEKNNYVSYIKPIYYEKSKTRKYQKNLNRVENLEYDEKENRLFRKDGLELEFQYYGEDGKTIYFKNPETEKIIKYNNEFRRLSKKSKDNIESDLGKQLRMNRSIQVEGAFAVLKEDMKLRKLKVRGKNSTKREIGLFCIAYNFNKYLAKLSRKKQGVVLHPLKTA encoded by the coding sequence ATGATAAAACCAATTAATAATAACAAATATTTTAAATTTTTTCAACCTAAACTTTTTTACATTAACAATGATATTGACAATGATGACCCTGTTAGGCTTCTTAGCGCCATTTTGGAGGAAATGGATTTTTCTAATTTATTGCAAGTTTTTCCTAACAAAACTAAGGTACATCCTGTTAATATGTTTGCTGTAATCATTTATGCTTACTCACAAGGCAAATATTCTACAAGGGATATTGAATTTCTTTGTAGAGATAGTCAAAGAACTCAATACTTGTTAAATTCACTTAATGTTCCTAGTTATTCAACTATTTCTCGCTTTCTTTCAAAGGCTAGTGATATCATCTATGAATTGTTTTGTCAATTTGTGGAAAAACTTTTTAAATTAAGTGAGATTCCTACCGAAACTATTTACATTGATGGAACTAAAATTGAAGCTTATGCTAATAAATACAGCTTTGTTTGGAAAAAATCTACTTTAAAATATAAAGAAAAACTTGAAGAAAATATACTAGAATTAATTGATGAATTCAATAAATATTTTAATAAAGAGAAAGAATTAGATAATATTTTTGACATTTTTTCATATTTAAAAAAACTTAAAATTCAAAAAATTTATGGTAGAGGTAAAAGAAAAAGCAAGGAACAACTATTTTTAGAAAAGGCTCAGTCCTATGTTGAAAAATTCAATAAATATACTAACTATCTAGAAATTTTAGGAGAAAGAAATAGCTTTTCTAAAACTGATAAAGAAGCTACATTTATGAGAATGAAGGAAGATTACATGCGCAATGGACAATTAAAACCAGGGTATAATCTTCAGATTGGTGTAATTAGCGAATATATTGCTTCCTATGAAATTTTCCATAATCCAGCAGATACAAAAACTTTAATTCCATTTCTTGAAAAAACAAAATCTCAAAATATAGAAATCAAGAATGTAGTAGCAGATGCAGGATATGAAAGTTTTCCTAATTATGAATATTTAGAAAAAAATAATTATGTATCTTACATAAAACCAATATATTATGAGAAATCAAAAACTAGAAAATATCAAAAAAATTTAAATAGAGTTGAAAATTTAGAATATGATGAAAAAGAAAATAGGTTATTTAGGAAAGATGGGTTAGAACTAGAATTCCAATATTATGGTGAAGATGGAAAAACAATCTATTTTAAAAACCCAGAAACAGAAAAAATAATAAAATATAATAATGAATTTAGAAGATTATCAAAAAAGTCAAAAGATAATATAGAAAGTGACTTAGGAAAGCAACTAAGAATGAATAGAAGCATTCAAGTAGAAGGAGCTTTTGCAGTATTAAAAGAAGATATGAAACTGCGCAAGTTAAAAGTTAGAGGTAAAAATAGCACAAAGAGAGAAATAGGACTATTTTGTATAGCCTATAATTTTAATAAATATCTTGCAAAATTAAGTAGAAAAAAGCAAGGAGTAGTATTACATCCATTAAAAACAGCTTAA